A part of Microbulbifer sp. MI-G genomic DNA contains:
- a CDS encoding AgmX/PglI C-terminal domain-containing protein translates to MSNFLQQQQAITEALDAARQRKHLLGHKQRQIEEKLAELQTHGTKYQLLDEIAQRLHKLEAVGAGDLFWAENYQTDASERVIERIRESTRSYNDSRDQLQQRHRAVLEQIEDCSEELLVLKERAEELRLAQEESRFELEVTRTFEPADARPMVLPWHTRGEDERRFRICVFATLCIAALLGYLVPLYTLPEPETQVVEIPERLAKLVIEKKTKPKPVPKPEPSKPKPEEKKPRAEPEQQVAKQDPKPARAEKKQARKKAERAGVLAFKDNFQDLIQDDLDNRLGQQTQLSTAGKRENRSQRSLITAAATTRSGGISTAALSRNVGGTGSSLGGVAFARVESSIGTEGDFAGEDRPLSDGVGPSRTDEEIQIVFDRYKAALYRIYNRELRNNPALQGKMVLKITIEPDGAVSLAQVDSSDMDSPALNAKIVARVKRFNFGEKAGVPTITILFPIDFFPNN, encoded by the coding sequence GTGAGTAATTTTCTTCAACAACAGCAGGCGATTACCGAGGCGCTTGATGCAGCCCGCCAGCGCAAGCATCTGCTTGGACACAAGCAGCGGCAGATCGAAGAGAAGCTGGCTGAATTACAGACCCACGGCACCAAGTACCAGCTGCTGGATGAAATTGCCCAGCGCCTGCACAAGCTCGAAGCAGTTGGTGCCGGCGATCTGTTCTGGGCTGAGAACTACCAGACAGATGCCTCTGAGCGGGTTATCGAGCGGATCAGGGAATCCACCCGGAGCTATAACGACAGTCGGGACCAGCTGCAACAGCGCCACAGGGCAGTCCTTGAACAAATAGAGGACTGCAGCGAGGAGCTCCTTGTTCTAAAGGAGCGGGCTGAAGAATTGCGACTCGCGCAAGAGGAATCCCGGTTTGAACTGGAGGTTACCCGGACATTTGAGCCGGCGGATGCCCGCCCGATGGTGCTGCCCTGGCATACCCGGGGTGAGGATGAAAGGCGCTTTCGCATTTGCGTCTTCGCCACGCTGTGTATCGCTGCGCTGCTGGGATATCTGGTGCCCTTGTATACCCTGCCCGAGCCGGAAACCCAGGTGGTGGAGATTCCCGAACGCCTGGCCAAGCTGGTGATCGAGAAGAAAACCAAGCCCAAGCCGGTGCCCAAACCGGAGCCGAGCAAGCCCAAGCCGGAGGAGAAAAAGCCCCGGGCCGAGCCGGAGCAGCAAGTGGCCAAGCAGGACCCGAAGCCCGCCCGGGCAGAAAAAAAGCAGGCGCGTAAAAAAGCGGAGCGCGCCGGTGTCCTCGCCTTTAAGGATAATTTTCAGGATCTTATTCAAGACGACCTTGACAATCGCCTTGGCCAGCAAACCCAGTTGAGCACTGCCGGTAAACGGGAAAACCGCAGTCAGCGCTCGCTGATCACTGCCGCTGCAACCACCCGGAGTGGGGGCATCAGTACCGCAGCATTGAGCCGCAATGTGGGTGGTACCGGTTCCTCCCTGGGTGGTGTGGCCTTCGCGCGGGTGGAGAGCTCTATTGGTACCGAAGGGGATTTCGCCGGCGAGGACCGGCCGCTCAGCGACGGTGTTGGTCCATCCCGTACCGACGAGGAAATCCAGATTGTTTTCGACCGCTACAAGGCTGCACTGTATCGCATCTACAACCGCGAACTGCGCAACAATCCCGCCCTGCAGGGTAAGATGGTGCTGAAGATCACCATTGAACCGGACGGCGCCGTATCCCTGGCGCAAGTGGACTCCAGCGATATGGACTCGCCGGCGCTCAACGCCAAAATTGTGGCGCGGGTAAAGCGGTTTAATTTCGGCGAAAAGGCCGGTGTGCCCACCATCACCATTCTTTTCCCGATCGACTTCTTTCCCAACAATTAA